In Emys orbicularis isolate rEmyOrb1 chromosome 12, rEmyOrb1.hap1, whole genome shotgun sequence, one genomic interval encodes:
- the LOC135885999 gene encoding olfactory receptor 5A1-like, giving the protein MENQTTVTEFILLGLSSDQQMQIFLFLVFLVIYLVTLVGNILIMVVIRADSHLHTPMYFFLFHLSFTDICYSSVTVPKMLMNFLAEHRTISVNGCLAQMFFIILSGSAELFILSAMAYDRYAAICDPLHYMEIMRKGICVQLVSGAWTIGFFYALLNTIFALRLHFCGPNQIRHFNCELPRLLQLSCTETLTNQVVLLTSAVIFGSSSFLFTLISYVHVIATILRIPSAEGRQKTFSTCSSHLIVVGLLYVTGFFQYTKPSSVSSVLLDEMVSVQYSILTPMLNPIIYSLKNKEVKTAVGKILGKFWFPK; this is encoded by the coding sequence ATGGAAAATCAAACCACAGTGACTGAATTTATTCTCCTGGGACTTTCCAGTGACCAACAGATGCAGattttcctcttcctggtgtttttagttatttacctGGTTACTCTGGTTGGGAACATACTGATCATGGTGGTGATAAGAGCTGATtctcaccttcacacccccatgtacttcttcctcttccatttaTCCTTTACTGATATCTGCTATTCCTCAGTCACAGTGCCTAAAATGCTGATGAACTTCCTAGCAGAGCACAGAACTATTTCTGTCAATGGCTGCCTTGCTCAGATGTTCTTCATCATCCTCTCAGGTTCTGCAGAACTTTTCATTCTCTCAGCTATGGCATATGACCGCTATGCTGCCATCTGTGACCCATTGCATTACATGGAGATAATGAGGAAAGGGATCTGTGTTCAGCTGGTGAGTGGTGCATGGACCATCGGATTCTTCTATGCCCTGCTTAACACCATTTTTGCCCTCAGgttgcatttctgtgggcccaATCAAATCCGCCATTTCAACTGTGAGCTCCCTCGTCTATTACAACTGTCCTGCACTGAGACCCTCACCAATCAAGTGGTGCTTCTCACTTCTGCTGTGATATTTGGATCAAGCTCCTTCCTCTTCACCCTGATCTCCTACGTTCATGTTAttgccaccatcctgagaatACCCTCTGCGGAGGGCAGGCAAAAAACCTTCTCCACTTGCAGCTCCCACCTGATTGTGGTTGGCTTATTGTACGTGACAGGTTTTTTCCAGTACACAAAACCCAGCTCAGTCTCCTCTGTGCTTCTGGATGAAATGGTCTCCGTCCAGTACAGCATCTTGACCCCTatgttaaaccccatcatctacagcctgaaaaacaaggaggtgaaaaCAGCTGTAGGGAAAATATTGGGGAAATTCTGGTTTCCCAAGTAG